A window of the Eulemur rufifrons isolate Redbay chromosome 6, OSU_ERuf_1, whole genome shotgun sequence genome harbors these coding sequences:
- the MPZL2 gene encoding myelin protein zero-like protein 2, with amino-acid sequence MYGKSPTRVVLLLLGIQLTALWPIAAVEIYTPRVLEAVNGTDARLKCTFSSFAPVGDALTVTWNFRPLDGGPEQFVFYYHVDPFKPMSGRFKDRVVWDGNPERNDVSIMLWKLQFDDNGTYTCQVKNPPDVDGVIGEIRLSVVHTVRFSEIYFLALAIGSACAIMVIIVIVVVLFQHFRKKRWAERAHKVVEIKSKEEERLNQEKKVSVYLEDTD; translated from the exons ATGTATGGCAAGAGCCCTACTCGTGTGGTGCTGCTTCTCCTTGGCATACAGCTCACAG CTCTTTGGCCCATAGCAGCTGTGGAAATTTATACTCCCCGGGTGCTGGAGGCTGTTAATGGGACAGATGCTCGGTTAAAATGCACCTTCTCCAGCTTTGCCCCCGTGGGTGATGCTCTAACAGTGACCTGGAATTTCCGTCCTCTAGATGGAGGGCCTGAGCAGTTT GTATTCTACTACCACGTGGATCCCTTCAAACCCATGAGTGGGCGGTTTAAGGACCGGGTGGTCTGGGATGGGAACCCTGAGCGGAATGACGTCTCCATCATGCTCTGGAAACTGCAGTTCGATGACAATGGGACATACACCTGCCAGGTGAAGAATCCACCCGATGTTGACGGGGTGATAGGGGAGATCCGGCTCAGCGTCGTGCACACTG TTCGCTTCTCTGAGATCTACTTCCTGGCTCTAGCCATTGGCTCTGCCTGTGCAATAATGGTCATAATAGTAATTGTGGTGGTCCTCTTCCAGCATTTCCGGAAAAAGCGATGGGCTGAAAGAGCTCATAAAGTGGTGGAGATAAAATC aaaagaggaggaaaggctCAACCAAGAAAAAAAGGTCTCTGTTTATTTAGAAGACACAGACTAA